A single region of the Longimicrobiaceae bacterium genome encodes:
- a CDS encoding TPM domain-containing protein has product MHQARSVLPWRAGLAVLLLGLLAGLPAGAQLRLPRPTGYVNDFANVIPAEQEAQITRIVDEVRAKSGGEIVVVTLPSLQGRPASEVALQIGREWRIGRAGEPGDAARNTGAVVLVSMEDRKWRIETGLGTNTFITAGEAGRIGREYMVPRLGQGDVGGGIHLAVQALAQEYAERFGFQLTGEAPGLRQPARGPSSGGGGGGRLLFYVIAILIIFSLFGRGGG; this is encoded by the coding sequence GTGCATCAAGCGAGAAGCGTGCTCCCGTGGCGGGCGGGGCTCGCCGTGCTCCTGCTGGGCCTGCTGGCGGGGCTCCCCGCGGGCGCGCAGCTCCGGCTCCCCCGCCCGACGGGGTACGTGAACGACTTCGCGAACGTGATCCCGGCCGAGCAGGAGGCGCAGATCACCCGCATCGTCGACGAGGTGCGCGCCAAGTCCGGCGGAGAGATCGTCGTGGTGACGCTCCCGTCGCTGCAGGGACGCCCCGCGAGCGAGGTCGCGCTGCAGATCGGGCGGGAATGGCGGATCGGGCGGGCGGGGGAGCCCGGCGATGCGGCCCGCAACACGGGGGCGGTGGTGCTGGTCTCGATGGAGGACCGGAAGTGGCGGATCGAGACGGGGCTGGGGACCAACACCTTCATCACCGCGGGGGAGGCGGGCCGGATCGGGCGCGAGTACATGGTGCCCCGGCTGGGACAGGGGGACGTCGGCGGGGGGATCCACCTCGCGGTCCAGGCCCTGGCGCAGGAGTATGCCGAGCGCTTCGGCTTCCAGCTCACGGGCGAAGCGCCCGGCCTGCGGCAGCCCGCCCGGGGGCCCTCCTCCGGAGGGGGCGGCGGAGGGCGCCTCCTCTTCTACGTGATCGCGATCCTGATCATATTCTCGCTCTTCGGCAGGGGAGGCGGA